A stretch of the Photobacterium sp. CCB-ST2H9 genome encodes the following:
- the gspH gene encoding type II secretion system minor pseudopilin GspH: MYRKAAGFTLIELLLVLVLLATSAVAVIFTLPAPKDDALKEEAHRFQYLVQLLGEDAMLNGRDYGVRVDRQGYRFFELAPDGWQPLKDSRYFTEVTLPDTLGMEVKIGSNAWQDDDRLFEPGTLFDEDLFAEEKEKQARPPQIIVMASGEYTPFTVTFDASGESDVWRVEADEVGQLHLLAPGETREGKKP; encoded by the coding sequence ATGTATCGAAAGGCTGCTGGTTTTACCCTGATCGAACTGCTACTGGTGCTGGTGCTGCTGGCAACCAGCGCCGTAGCCGTTATTTTCACCCTGCCTGCCCCGAAAGACGATGCGCTGAAAGAAGAGGCGCATCGCTTTCAGTATCTGGTGCAGCTGTTGGGGGAGGATGCGATGCTCAACGGGCGTGATTATGGTGTCCGGGTTGACCGACAGGGCTATCGCTTTTTTGAGCTGGCGCCGGATGGCTGGCAGCCGTTGAAAGACTCCCGTTACTTTACGGAAGTAACGCTGCCGGACACATTGGGAATGGAGGTCAAAATCGGCAGTAATGCCTGGCAGGACGATGACCGTCTGTTTGAGCCGGGGACATTGTTTGATGAAGACCTGTTCGCGGAGGAAAAGGAGAAGCAGGCCCGGCCACCGCAAATTATTGTCATGGCCAGTGGTGAGTATACTCCGTTTACCGTGACCTTTGATGCCAGCGGAGAAAGTGATGTCTGGCGGGTTGAAGCCGATGAAGTGGGACAGCTGCACTTGCTGGCTCCGGGCGAAACCCGCGAGGGGAAGAAACCATGA
- the gspF gene encoding type II secretion system inner membrane protein GspF — translation MAAFEYKALDAKGRQKKGVMEADTARQIRQQLREQGLIPVEVSQSHEREKRKAGGRLVLRRGISTNELSLLTRQLATLVQAGMPLEECLRAVAEQSEKVRLKNMILAVRSRVVEGYTLSDSMAEFPHIFDQLFRAMVAAGEKSGHLDTVLNRLADYTENRQKMRSKLQQAMIYPTMLTLVAVSVVAFLLATVVPKIVDQFVHMGQELPQITQVLLAASNFVQHWGLLVVLAILALIMGVRMALRRPDLRLKWDQRMMKVPVIGKVARGLNTSRFARTLSICTSSAIPLLDGMKVAAQVMTNTWVNQQILEAADKVREGASLRVSLEQTKLFPPMMLHMIASGERSGELEQMLTRAADNQDRDFESLVNMALGVFEPLLIVVMAGIVMFIVIATLMPIIALNNMVGM, via the coding sequence ATGGCAGCGTTTGAATATAAAGCGCTGGATGCCAAAGGGCGCCAGAAAAAAGGGGTCATGGAGGCGGATACGGCGCGCCAGATCCGTCAGCAACTGCGGGAGCAGGGGCTGATCCCGGTTGAAGTCAGCCAGAGCCATGAAAGAGAAAAACGCAAAGCGGGCGGTCGTCTGGTGCTGCGCCGCGGCATCAGTACCAATGAATTGTCTTTGCTGACCCGGCAGCTGGCTACGCTGGTTCAGGCCGGAATGCCGCTGGAAGAGTGTCTGCGAGCCGTTGCCGAGCAGAGTGAAAAAGTCCGCCTCAAGAACATGATACTGGCCGTACGTTCCCGGGTTGTAGAAGGTTACACCCTGTCCGACAGTATGGCGGAATTCCCTCATATTTTTGATCAGCTGTTCCGTGCCATGGTGGCGGCCGGTGAAAAATCCGGCCACCTGGATACCGTGCTGAACCGGCTGGCTGATTACACGGAAAATCGCCAGAAAATGCGCAGTAAGCTGCAGCAGGCGATGATCTATCCCACCATGCTGACGCTGGTGGCCGTTTCCGTGGTTGCTTTCCTGCTGGCAACGGTTGTTCCAAAAATTGTCGATCAATTTGTTCATATGGGCCAGGAACTGCCGCAGATCACTCAGGTGTTGCTGGCGGCCAGTAACTTTGTCCAGCACTGGGGATTGCTCGTCGTTCTGGCGATCCTGGCACTGATTATGGGAGTCCGGATGGCACTGCGCCGTCCTGATCTGCGTTTAAAGTGGGACCAGCGTATGATGAAGGTGCCGGTGATCGGTAAGGTTGCCCGGGGGCTGAATACCTCGCGCTTTGCCCGGACACTGTCAATTTGTACCTCGAGCGCCATTCCGTTGCTGGATGGGATGAAGGTGGCGGCTCAGGTCATGACCAATACCTGGGTAAACCAGCAAATCCTCGAAGCAGCAGATAAAGTGCGTGAAGGGGCCAGTCTGCGGGTCTCGCTTGAGCAGACAAAACTGTTTCCGCCCATGATGCTGCACATGATTGCCAGTGGCGAGCGCAGTGGTGAGCTGGAGCAGATGCTGACCCGGGCAGCAGATAATCAGGACCGGGACTTTGAGTCACTGGTCAATATGGCACTGGGGGTGTTTGAACCCCTGCTGATAGTAGTGATGGCCGGGATAGTAATGTTTATTGTCATTGCTACCCTGATGCCAATTATTGCCCTGAACAATATGGTGGGCATGTAG
- the gspE gene encoding type II secretion system ATPase GspE: MNDVHPTELVQFRLPFSFAKRHQVVLEAGEQGRVLYHGSPLKAVVLAEVRRVCGSSFHVEQLTPEAFELRLTEAYQRDSSEARQLMEDLGSDSDDFFSLAEELPQTEDLLESEDDAPIIKLINAMLAEAIKEGASDIHIETFEKALSIRFRVDGVLREVLNPSRKLSPLLVSRIKVMARLDIAEKRVPQDGRISLRIGGRAVDVRVSTMPSSHGERVVLRLLDKNATRLDLHSLGMTPRIHESFQYIIQRPHGIILVTGPTGSGKSTTLYAGLQELNSSERNILTVEDPIEFDIDGIGQTQVNTKVDMTFARGLRAILRQDPDVVMVGEIRDLETASIAVQASLTGHMVMSTLHTNTAVGAITRLRDMGIEPFLVSSSLLGVLAQRLVRTLCKECRKPYLADNEQKKLFGLPEYESLTLYHPVGCEHCNNKGYRGRTGIHELLLVDEQVQELIHAEAGEQAIEKVVRQHTPSIRDDGLAKVRLGITTLEEVMRVTREG, translated from the coding sequence ATGAACGACGTGCACCCGACTGAACTGGTGCAGTTCCGTTTACCGTTCTCATTTGCCAAGCGTCATCAGGTGGTACTGGAGGCAGGCGAGCAGGGCCGGGTGCTTTATCATGGCAGCCCGCTGAAAGCCGTGGTCCTGGCGGAAGTCCGCCGGGTTTGCGGTAGCAGTTTTCATGTTGAGCAATTGACACCTGAAGCTTTCGAATTGCGCCTGACAGAAGCTTATCAGCGTGATTCGTCGGAAGCCCGCCAATTGATGGAAGATCTCGGCTCCGATAGCGATGACTTTTTCTCGCTGGCTGAAGAGTTGCCTCAGACGGAAGATTTGCTTGAATCTGAAGACGATGCGCCGATCATCAAATTGATCAACGCGATGCTGGCAGAGGCTATCAAGGAAGGTGCGTCCGATATTCATATTGAAACGTTTGAAAAGGCTTTGTCGATTCGTTTCCGGGTCGATGGCGTGCTTCGAGAAGTGTTAAACCCGAGTCGTAAACTTTCACCGTTGCTGGTGTCTCGTATCAAGGTTATGGCACGACTGGATATTGCTGAGAAGCGGGTCCCGCAGGACGGCCGGATTTCACTTCGCATCGGTGGCCGTGCCGTCGATGTGCGGGTGTCGACCATGCCTTCCTCTCACGGTGAGCGAGTAGTGCTGCGTTTGCTGGATAAAAACGCAACCCGGCTGGATCTGCACAGCCTGGGGATGACTCCCCGGATTCATGAGAGTTTCCAATACATCATTCAGCGTCCGCACGGTATTATTCTGGTGACCGGTCCGACGGGTTCCGGTAAGTCAACGACGTTGTATGCGGGCCTGCAGGAGCTGAACAGCTCAGAGCGGAATATTCTGACAGTTGAAGACCCGATTGAATTTGATATTGACGGGATTGGCCAGACACAGGTCAATACCAAAGTGGACATGACCTTTGCCCGCGGCCTGCGTGCAATTCTGCGTCAGGACCCGGATGTGGTGATGGTTGGTGAGATCCGTGACCTTGAAACTGCCTCAATTGCAGTTCAGGCGTCCCTGACCGGTCACATGGTGATGTCAACGCTGCACACCAATACGGCAGTCGGTGCGATTACCCGTTTGCGTGACATGGGCATTGAGCCTTTCCTGGTTTCGTCTTCTCTGTTGGGGGTACTGGCACAGCGTCTGGTGCGGACCCTCTGTAAGGAATGCCGGAAGCCTTATCTGGCAGATAATGAGCAGAAGAAACTTTTTGGTCTGCCTGAGTATGAATCCCTGACTCTCTATCATCCTGTCGGCTGCGAGCATTGTAACAACAAAGGCTACCGGGGCCGGACTGGTATTCATGAACTGTTGCTGGTCGATGAACAGGTACAGGAACTGATCCATGCCGAAGCCGGTGAGCAGGCCATTGAGAAGGTGGTCCGCCAGCATACGCCGAGTATCCGTGATGACGGACTTGCGAAAGTTCGCTTGGGGATCACGACGCTGGAAGAAGTGATGCGGGTCACCAGGGAGGGATAA
- the gspD gene encoding type II secretion system secretin GspD has protein sequence MKKWMGKGTLWLAASLLSAPLMASEFSASFKGTDIQEFINIVGRNLQKTIIVDPSVRGQVNVRSYDLLNDEQYYQFFLNVLEVYGFAVVEMDNGVLKVIRDKDAKTSSIPVVDSKTQAQGDEVVTRVVAVRNVSVRELSPLLRQLNDNAGAGNVVHYDPANIIMITGRAAVVNRLAEIIERVDRAGDKEIDVVELNNASAAEMVRIVDALNKSADAKSTPEFLQPKLVADERTNAVLLSGDPKVRERLKRLIRQLDKEMASAGNNRVIYLKYANAEDLVDVLKGVSDNLQAEKQGNAKTTNTKNEVMIAAHADTNALILTAPPDIMRAMENIIAQLDIRRAQVLIEAMIVELSEGAGINLGIQYGSKENGVVQFGNSNVPIGQYLIGLEEAKDTTTTEQRFDNNNNLVDVEVTESGDFTTLGQVLSGANGAVLGLIMGDWTMLVNAVATDRESNILSSPSITVMDNGEASFIVGEEVPVVTGSTASSNNDNPFQTVERKEVGIKLKVTPQINEGDSVQLKIEQEVSNVLGANGAVDVRFSKRQLTTSVLIQDGQMIALGGLIQDQSNENESKIPLLGDIPILGHLFKSNNTSKGRTNLMVFIKPTIIRDGVTADGITQRKYNYIRAEQLYKADEGLRLMPNSKSPVLPKYGDDIALPPEVRAFVSRLEEQ, from the coding sequence AATGGATGGGTAAGGGCACCCTATGGCTGGCGGCCAGCCTGCTATCGGCTCCTCTGATGGCGAGCGAATTCAGCGCCAGTTTTAAAGGAACTGATATTCAAGAGTTTATTAATATTGTCGGACGGAACCTGCAAAAGACAATTATCGTAGACCCATCTGTCAGGGGACAGGTGAATGTACGCAGTTACGATTTGTTAAATGATGAGCAGTACTATCAGTTTTTCCTGAATGTGCTGGAAGTATATGGGTTTGCTGTCGTCGAGATGGACAACGGTGTACTCAAGGTGATTCGTGACAAAGACGCAAAAACTTCTTCAATCCCCGTGGTCGACAGCAAAACACAGGCTCAGGGCGACGAAGTCGTGACCAGGGTTGTGGCGGTACGTAACGTGTCGGTGCGGGAACTCTCTCCTTTGCTGCGTCAGCTCAACGATAATGCCGGTGCTGGTAACGTCGTGCACTACGATCCGGCAAACATCATTATGATCACCGGTCGTGCGGCCGTTGTGAATCGTCTGGCCGAGATCATCGAGCGGGTTGACCGCGCCGGCGATAAAGAAATCGACGTGGTGGAGCTGAATAATGCCTCCGCGGCGGAGATGGTCCGGATTGTCGATGCATTGAATAAATCAGCCGATGCCAAGTCCACACCTGAATTCCTGCAACCGAAGCTGGTGGCGGATGAACGAACTAACGCCGTGTTGCTGTCTGGTGACCCGAAGGTACGTGAACGCCTGAAACGTCTGATCCGTCAGCTGGATAAAGAGATGGCGAGCGCCGGGAACAACCGGGTTATTTATCTGAAATACGCCAATGCTGAAGATTTGGTGGACGTGCTGAAAGGGGTTTCGGATAACCTGCAGGCTGAAAAGCAGGGAAATGCGAAGACAACCAACACGAAAAATGAAGTGATGATCGCTGCCCACGCCGATACCAACGCCCTGATCCTGACGGCACCGCCTGATATCATGCGCGCGATGGAAAACATCATTGCTCAGCTGGATATCCGCCGTGCACAGGTGCTGATTGAAGCCATGATCGTTGAGCTTTCCGAAGGTGCCGGGATTAACCTCGGGATTCAGTACGGCTCAAAAGAAAATGGTGTTGTGCAGTTTGGCAACTCCAACGTGCCGATTGGTCAGTACCTGATTGGTCTGGAAGAAGCCAAGGACACAACTACAACTGAGCAGCGTTTTGACAACAATAACAATCTGGTGGATGTCGAAGTGACCGAAAGCGGTGACTTTACGACGTTGGGTCAGGTGTTGTCTGGTGCCAACGGCGCGGTGCTGGGGCTGATCATGGGTGACTGGACTATGCTGGTGAACGCCGTTGCCACGGATCGTGAATCGAATATTCTGTCTTCGCCAAGTATTACCGTGATGGATAACGGTGAAGCTTCGTTCATCGTCGGTGAAGAAGTGCCGGTGGTGACGGGTTCGACTGCCAGTTCCAATAACGATAACCCATTCCAGACCGTTGAGCGGAAAGAAGTGGGTATCAAGCTGAAAGTAACTCCGCAGATTAACGAAGGTGACTCAGTTCAGCTGAAAATTGAGCAGGAAGTATCCAATGTCCTGGGTGCAAACGGTGCGGTCGACGTTCGCTTCTCCAAGCGTCAGCTGACAACGTCCGTCTTGATTCAGGACGGTCAGATGATTGCACTGGGCGGCCTGATTCAGGACCAGTCGAACGAGAACGAATCGAAAATTCCGCTGCTGGGGGATATCCCGATTCTGGGCCATCTGTTTAAGTCCAACAATACCAGTAAGGGCCGCACAAACCTGATGGTCTTTATTAAACCGACCATTATTCGTGATGGGGTGACGGCTGATGGGATCACCCAGCGCAAGTACAACTACATCCGTGCCGAGCAGCTGTACAAAGCGGATGAAGGTCTGCGCCTGATGCCAAACAGCAAGTCGCCTGTGTTGCCGAAATATGGTGATGATATTGCGCTGCCGCCTGAAGTACGGGCCTTTGTCTCCCGTCTGGAGGAGCAATAA
- the gspG gene encoding type II secretion system major pseudopilin GspG: MQRQQRGFTLLEVMVVIVILGVLASLVVPNLLGNKEKADQQKVVTDIGALEQALDMYKLDNSVYPSTDQGLAALVTAPSSTPEPRNYRTGGYIKRLPKDPWGNDYQYVMPGENGPVDVFSLGADGQEGGEGVNTDIGNWNMLDYR; encoded by the coding sequence ATGCAACGTCAACAACGTGGTTTTACCCTGCTGGAAGTCATGGTGGTTATCGTGATTCTCGGTGTTCTGGCCAGTCTGGTCGTGCCGAACTTGCTGGGTAACAAAGAGAAGGCGGATCAGCAGAAAGTGGTGACCGATATCGGTGCACTGGAGCAGGCGCTGGACATGTACAAACTGGACAACAGTGTGTACCCGAGCACGGATCAGGGACTGGCTGCGCTGGTTACGGCTCCGTCATCCACGCCGGAGCCGCGTAACTACCGTACCGGTGGCTATATCAAGCGTCTGCCGAAAGACCCTTGGGGTAATGATTACCAGTATGTGATGCCTGGCGAAAATGGCCCGGTCGATGTGTTCAGCCTGGGTGCTGATGGTCAGGAAGGCGGTGAAGGTGTGAATACCGATATCGGCAACTGGAATATGCTGGACTACCGTTAA